The genomic region GCGGAAGGCCTCTTCCGGACGGAAGGTGTCGTACAGAGACCCGATCTTGTGGGTGTTGAGGTTGTCCATGACCAGGCGGATGACCTCTGCATCCGGATAGTCCTCGTCGACGAGCCGCTTGATCTGATGGGCCCAGTCTTCCTTTGTCCTGCGTTCCTTTGCATCGGCATAGCGGTACTTGCCTAGCGGTTCGTTGAACATGAAGATGCTGCAGGTCCCCTTGCGGACGTATTCAGAATCCTCCCGCAAGGGCTTCCCCTGTTCCATCGGGATGCTCTTCCTTTTGTGTGCCAGCAGCTGCAGTGGCTTCTCATCCATACATACCACCGGCCTGCGGCTGTCATATGGCTGTGCGTAGAGGTCAAGCACATCCTCCATGGCCGCCACGAAATCGCCGTTCTGCTTGGCCGGGATGGTCCAGCACTGCTTCAGGTGAGGCTTGAATCGGTTTTTTTTAATGTCCGCGAGACTGACATGGACGATATCTCATCGATATATTCCAGTTCCACCATCTTCTCGGCAAGCAACCTGACGGTCCATCGGGCATGGCCCTCGGGAACCGGACCGCAGCACAAGGCTATGAGATGGGCCTCCACCTCGCCGGTGATCTTCGTCTCCCTCGGCCCTTTCTCCCGCCGCTTGCGGTTGACCACGGCCTCGACATCCTTGCCGAGCTCATGGAATGCCTTCTTCACTGACTTTACTGTCGGGAGGCTTACCCCGACCCTTTCCGCTATCACCGGTTCCGTGTCCGGCCGCCGGGCTCCGGAAGTGTCGCATTCCAGCAGA from Spirochaetia bacterium harbors:
- a CDS encoding IS630 family transposase → MPAKQNGDFVAAMEDVLDLYAQPYDSRRPVVCMDEKPLQLLAHKRKSIPMEQGKPLREDSEYVRKGTCSIFMFNEPLGKYRYADAKERRTKEDWAHQIKRLVDEDYPDAEVIRLVMDNLNTHKIGSLYDTFRPEEAFRIASRLEIHHTPKHGSWLNMDECEFSALIAQCIETRRLPDLATVSREVPAWCRDRNARQKGIDWQFKTSDARIKLKRLYPVVKE
- a CDS encoding helix-turn-helix domain-containing protein; the encoded protein is MGYTKRTITLTEEQRTYLQDFISRGVRSVQAVKRARLLLECDTSGARRPDTEPVIAERVGVSLPTVKSVKKAFHELGKDVEAVVNRKRREKGPRETKITGEVEAHLIALCCGPVPEGHARWTVRLLAEKMVELEYIDEISSMSVSRTLKKTDSSLT